Below is a window of Coregonus clupeaformis isolate EN_2021a chromosome 15, ASM2061545v1, whole genome shotgun sequence DNA.
GTCCAGGGTGAAATTGTGCTCAGTAAATTTGAGTTGACCAAAAGTAAAGTCATTAGCCAGACAAGTAAATGCTGGCCGTATCGCTTTTATCACCTTGACTATATGGGATTTCTTTCTGTTCATGTTCAGGGCTGTGTCTCTGGGGAAATCACACCCtggcagagagaaacacagaTCATATACTGCCCCCAGTGGGTAGCTGGTTGAACAGTTAACAGCCCACCACTCACTCACACTGGATCAACACTGCCACCTATAGGCAGTCTCTGGTCACTGCCACCTGGATGCACAGGCTCACACTAGGTTTTCTCACTAGATAGAGAATAAATGTTTCTTGGTTTCATttgttgtgtttaatgttttggaAAGTAtttcaaaatcacattttaattatGAAATGCAACTTCTTGATTAAAATGAAGAAAAGGCAATTGCAACAAATAGGTGCCATACATTGTGAGATGCTTTAGTGACTGCAGATTAATGATCTGCACAGAGACTGTGGGTAAACAAGGGACATGAATAACTTCCAGACAGCAAGTTAGAGATTGGAACAGGatcttaaagcggcaatcagcagttgaaacaatagcaAAGTGATGTCCCTGctccctgtttcggtaaaaagctgagggatggggctggagaaatgtaaccactctcaaattcatagacagagctatggagacaagactgaccatccatgatataaaacGTATAGTTTCAACCATGTTTTTATTCTATAtcgtgtttgtttacatttaccttgttaacaaacattggagtaaaacagttgaactaagctcatgaggcaattataagttatattcttcaagattcAATGTCAACAAATTGatatagcaactgcagattgcccctttaagcacttaacatattgtatgaattggaatttgtaacatatcatacggatTGCGGGAGTGTTTCAGGACGTctcatatcatatgaaatggatgacattgtacacaattgtgcacaatttccggggacccgttttggctcgtgagcgctactttGGCTCATGAGCGCTACAACCTTCATAACGCATATTTAACTGCCTGGTTCCAAAATCAGCATGGGACTGGAGAGCTATTACAGTGACAGCAACTAATAGACAGTCCCACTAACACTCATACCATGGCTCCACTTCCCGACAACACACAGTCAAGACACACAAAGACCAGAAAATATATATTCATAGCATAAGATGGAATAGAGTTTGTTTATTGTCCATAAGGGAATCAAAACATAAAATGacaagacaaaacatttttttttttttatgtacatTACAACGTTTACACTTTATAATAAAATTCCCCTTCTAACTGTGCTTCAGAATACTGTCTAGTTGCCTCTCCAAGATGACCACACAACCTCACATGATCAGCATAAAGAGGATATCCCACTGGTTCAATGATCTCCTCACACATTTAATGACATGGACATGACAAAGAAGCAGCAGCATCTGCTGGTATGAGCTACGGTGGTTGCACGTGAATGTGTACCAGGGGAAAACTTTGGTCAATGCTTCTGCTTGATTACTGCAGAGATGCAGCTTATTGAATACTGATTATATCACAGTTTAAGCTAACAGTGCTCTACACATCTTTACATCAGTCGCTGGCTAATCTAAGCCTAAACAACTGTACTTACAAACACATCCCTTCCATAGTCAAGGGCTAACTGCATAGTTTACACCCCAGTTCCTACACTGGGTACATAGCTGATACCTTTTAGATGTAGGAGAGAAAAGAAGTATAGGTTTGGGGGATTTCTCTAAAGTAATGTGCATAATAATGTTGAATACAGCTACTTGAGGGGTTAAGAGGCCTTGGTATAGATAGATTAGGCCAGGTTAGGGATCTAGCTAGAACATGAACTAATGAACACCTGAGGTACACTGTttttctactgctctctctctccttccctcaacTGGAGGCCATTTAGGTCATTTTCAAAGCCCTACTACCCCAGAGAAAGTGGTACCCATATTGTGCCATGAATGTCTCTCTTTCCCCTACAGCATAGAGCACACTGTAATGTGTTCACAGGGACCGCCTGCTCAGCCATCTGcccctgtgagagagagaggtggcagGAGGGCATTATGAGCCAGGCTGAGGCTGACTGGAGCCCACTTAGATCTAAGGCTCtatctctcccttccttcctggTCACAGGTAGCTACCACCTGGGAACAGGAGGAACCCTTGACCTGTAGACTGAATACTGACTAACCTATAGGCCTAAAGTCTACTGTATGAAGAGCCAGACGACTGAGTGCAGGCAGCTTGTTTATCAGGGATTTTCTCTCATACAGATAAAAGGAACCATCAGCGCCCCTCTGTGGTCAAACAACCATACAACAAGCCATTCAGTCCAACGTTGCTGTCTAACAATGTCTACCATATAAGTACACACGTTTAAAAAAGAGCACCCTCTAAGACATGTAGACATTCAATGCAAAACAATTACATAACGAGAAACAAAATTGAAATCATAGCAATTAATTTATAGCTCACATTGATTCATTTACATTAGATGTTACATGTCTATCtaaagcagggctctccaaccctgttcctggagagataccctcctgtaggttttcgttccaaccccagttgtaatttACCTGATTCAGATGATCAaacagctaattattagaatcaggtgcgcaaGATTAggattggagcgaaaacctataGGACGGTAgcgctctccaggaacagggttggagagccttgCTCTAAAGACATATTGTACAATAGTCCCCTAAAAATAGTTCATTGTTTTGGTATGCATTCATTACTTCTCAGACTATTAGAAGAAAGTCCCATTTCCATGACTGTGGAAAATGAAAATGCGACTGGCCTGTAATCTTTCATCTCAGGTTGGGAGCTGGGAGCACACAGTTACCTCTCCATTGAAGCTCTTTAAAACAGCCTCTGAGCTAGCCTGATGAAAGATATCAGTGTAGACAGTGGGCCCCAGGGACACCAACACCAACATCCAGGCCAATTTCAAAGGAAGTGGAGTTCCAAATCTCACTACCTCCTCAATATTAAATCAAAGGCGGTGTATATTATGAATATGATAAAAACAGGAGTTATTGCTTCTTTCAGTGGTATCCAAATTCAGACGTCTGCAGTAAAATGTGAGATACTGCCATTTTGAGGACTTTCACACATTCAGTAGTTGAGTGCTGCTCTAATATCAAGTTTAAAGGGTTAAAATAATATTGATAAATAAGAGAAAGGAGCGTACTTTTCTACACGTCTCTAATACTACAGTACATACTGACCTTTACCTCACAGTAATACCTTGTCTTATTTTAGTGCAAACATTTTTTCAAGTTACATAATGAATCAAATAAAACTAATACTCCTGAGGCAACCGGATTATGGTTTCATTTGAAATACATATTATATAAGCTATCAAAAACATACACATGGACGTAAACAGAAAAGGTTCACAGTTTGTGTTCAGTGTTTATAGCTTTGCTTTACCTGAGAATCACAAAGCACCCTGATAGCTCAGAGGATAGCCCTTTTTGTTCAATCAACTGGAATTCACTTGATTGAGTAATGCATTCATAAACATACATATGTATTACCAAATAAGCTATCTCCTACTGTACATAAACACTCCTGGTCAAATATTAAAGTTATTTCAGTGCTACATTCTGTAATAAAATGTTTTTATCAATTTTTACATTTCAGTagataaaataaatatgttaatAGTACTGCATTCAAACACAGTCATACACGCCTCTCTTCCTACAGCCACTGACTACATTTATTCACGACAAAACCTAGAGTCCAGTAACTTACTGTATAAAACAAACAAATGTATAATTTAAATACTATATCATAAGCATTACTTTACAAGTCAAGAGCAGGAGGAGGCTACCAaaaaccaccaccaccccaaAGACCACTGAGGAGAGGACAGTAGGTGATCAGAATGAGCTCTGACAAGCAGAGTTGATGCTGTGTGCAGGTGGCCACAGGGCCCTGCTAACACAGTGACATAACATAGGGACACATCTTTGATGTGACACGTCAAAACAAAGCAGCAGAAGCAGAAATATGACATCACACAGTAGAAACCAGATACTGTCATTCAGTGTAGATGCTGAGAACATGAAATGTCTTTACATTATGGGTGTTCCGAGTCAGctggtgtagtgtggtagtgtagtgtattgcCCTGTATCAGGGGTATatcgctagcaacaacagaataaatgattacagtagaaaagaggagaatatcttctttctaatgatgtcaacattatttctcaactcctaatataGAGCATCTTACACTTGTTGGAGCCAATTACATAGGCTACCAGTGCGTCAAGTGCCACTggctgctggtaagctttcttgacttggacatACATTTTTGCCAACATATGGCTAACCTTTTGTTCAACCAGCTTAACAGCtgcttttagcaaaaatgtgtttggagttacctttctagctaataggctatgttagagtttacacttcctttcccaattataatgtggggaggtcaaaataatgaaaaactatctaccaaatctactcattttttaaatgttgattatttctccttgccattatcattcactTGATGTTAAGACAAGACATGTGAGAAGAAATTGCTAACGtatgatgggggtccctgggttGCCCGTTTGCCTGGGAGGGGGTCCCTGGGCAAAAAAGGTTGGCGACCCCTGCCCTATAGAAAGAGCTGCTGCGATAGAGACACACTTTATTGGGATGGGATAAACAGATACCCAACTCCTGCTCATGCTTTGACatgcctcccctccctccacttCATCCCCTACATCTGGTTGTCGTTGTACTGTGGGGTGTTGCTGGAGTACTGTTGGTCCGGCATCATGGCCCCGTGGCGGCCCCCCATAGCTGCCTGCTGTGCTGCCTGTTGGATGTGGGGGGTTCTTCCAGGCCCCTGTGGTCCACTCCTCCTGGGCCTTGCCTATGCTGCCCCCGCTGCCACGGTAGAAGTTATGGACCTGGAGAGAAGGAGCAGAAGGACAACAGGAAAATGTCAGGCTGCACATAAAGATGACAGAGAGCAATGGAGACCTTTGTTGCTTCCCTATGCACCAGCCGGCACAATGGGCATGAGTGAGTGACATAAAGATCACCAGTCCTGTGAAACCATAAACATCTTCATGCTCTACGTTTCCCATGGTTGTGACGGAACACAGAGGACACAGACTTGCCTTGGTGAGGGCGATGAAGGACAGCGTTGCCGTGGCAGTGAAAAAGAGGGTGGGGATGAGCATCAGCAAGGCGATCCAAAGGTTGTAGCTGAAGAAAGAGATGGTGGCTAGCCAGCCGCTGACAGGTGTAGAGGAGAAGAAGACAGTTAACATTTGCTccattacactgagtataccaaacattaggaacaccttcctaatattgagttgcagctccttttgccctcagaactgtctcaatttgtcagggcatggactctacaaggtgttgaaatcgttccacagggatactggtcCATGTTgttgctttccacagttgtgtcaagttgcctggatgtcctttgggtggtggaccattcttgatactcaTGGAATATTGTTGAGCGTAAAAAAccgagcagcgttgcagttcttgacacaaaccggtgtgcctggcacatactaccataccccgttcaaaggcacttcaatattttgtcttgcccattcaccctcttaatggcacacatacacaatacatgtctcaactgtctcaagactttaaaatccttctttaaaaagctttctcctccccttcatctacactgattgaagtggatttaacaagtgacatcaataagggatcatgactttcacctggattcacctgatcagtctatgtcatggaaagagcaggtgttcttaatgttttgtatactcagtgtacagtatgtctgCAGGATAAATGCTTTATGAGAACACTGATGCACTGAAGCTAAAGCTAAAACTCTCATTGATGCTGAAAATAAGACTATTATCATCCTCATCATCGTCATGACAATGGTATCAATTGTAGTAAAGTAAAGTAATCCACTTCACAAAATAGTAGAAGACATGATGCTATAACGAACAGTTGAACTTAAAATGACAGCGATCAGGATCACTTTATGTAGTCGGTTAATATCATGGATCATCCTTAAAAAGGTTTTATGTCCCACACATATAACCATCCATTTCTGAATGTTGACATTTATACACTTGATGGAAGCTGCCATTACAATGATATCTGCTAATCAAAGTGAAGCCAGGTGACATTTAGCCCTTAACAGCCTTAAACTCAAATGACAGAATTAAGTTATAAATGTCCTGAGTGAGGCTATTTCCTGACTGTCACCTACGGCATTGTTAATGATATGACAGGGTGTGGTAATGTAGGAGGTTATACTGCTGTCGTTTTAAAGACATAATTTTTTTGGCTAAACAGAGTTTGTCGGTTACACAATAACTTTCATTTATAATACTTTATGGAGAATTTCTAAGCATTAATACATGTGTATAATCATTCATAATGGGCTTATTAATTAAGGTTATTTTAATGTGTAACCAGTTAGTCTTACCAGTTTCCCCAGCCTGGGATCCCTATGCATTGGATGATACTGATGCCCACCTGGGCCATGAACACAAAGAAGAACGCCATGAAGTTGAACGAGCTGTCAGTCCTAGGAGAACAACAAAAGGAATTGTAAGtccacagacacacaacacattATACAGTGTGGTACTTGTTAATAAGTAAATCACTTTTCAAGATTTCTCTTGGCGGTAACTGATTTCCCTTGACTGACAGTATATCACTATGATCAAGCATAATGGTGTCAAAGTAGGACTGGAAGGTTTTCCTGACCACATAGCCTGATCAAGAAAAACTATGGGCACTAGTTATAGCTTAAAATGATCTAGTGATAGTTGGATACCTTATGGGTGTGTCTGAAATCCACTTACTTGAAGGCCTTGTAGATGGGCCTGAACCAGCACACATAGGAGCAGGGGGTGAAGAGAATCAACCATATGATGGCCATGCCAAAATTTGTCACGCCCCCTCCACCCAGCATCCAAACAAAGCAGCCCACCAGATTCACAGCCAGGGTGATTGCATGCACTACAAAACACACCACCGGGAGAACACACTGTTATTCACACCAGTAGAACAATGCAAAAGTATAACAATAACACCAGTCAGGGAACAATGGTGCATGGCAGGATAGAGAGCCAGTAAGTGCTACACTCCACTCAGTCAGAATAGCTCTTAGATAAATGTGCACTTTCTGTCCACTCCGGTTCCTTGAGTGCCCTTTCTGCGGGTGTCCACattttctttcttcttctctgttttgctctgtcTCAGTAATCTAGCAAACCTACTCCTCTTAAGATGGAATTGGTTGTAATAAGAGCACTGCGTGAGCTAGGGGTTCAGTTCCAGCCTGCTCCACAGAACTGCCACAGGCAGCCAATCAGCTTCAATTACTGGTCCACAAAGGGAAGAGATATCCCTACATCTGAGCTACAAACCCAACCAAAGCTATAATAATAGACTCATTAAGTGATTAGCCTTTTTTCATCTCCGGCAAAGAAACGAAGTGAAGGCTAGAAGTACTTTTGTTGTTTTCTGTACAATTCTGTCTATTCATTTAATGCAACAAGGGTGACTATTCAATGAGATGAGTTTAAGggattaaaatacattttagaatgacTGAAATCATAGAAACATAAACTCATAGAAACATCAAACATGCAGAGCAAGCACAACACACAAAAGGAATGAGAGGAAGGATATAAGAGTTTATTCTATCAACACTGTTAGTGGTGTAGAAGTGCAAACGCAGAGGTACAGAATACCtgtttaaatgtttaaaaatCACTTAATGGGGGGATCTGCAGAGAGAGTAAAAGATAAGTCATTAGATGAGAAGAAGGGGCAGCAAATGCATAATCTCCCATGGGCCTGGATGACAaatacaccagtggaggctcctcagaggaggaaggggaggaccatcctcctcagtgaatttcagaaaaatgtaaatagtgaaacaataaaaaagttatcatttttagatcgaattatactaaatatattcaagtcaccaaataattgattaaaacactgttttgcaatgaaggtctacagtagcctcaacagcactctctggggtagcaccatggtgtagccgggggacagctagcttctgtcctcctctgggtacattgacttcaatacaaaacctaggaagcTAATGGTTCtcaaccccttccatagacttacacagtaattatgacaacttccggaggatgttcTCCAACCTATTAGAGCTCTTgtagtatgaactgacatgttgtcatcccaatcaaaggatcagagaatgaatctagtactgaaagcataagctacagctagctagcactgcagtgtataaaatgtggtgagtagttgactcaaattgacaaagacaatagttgaacagttttgaacaaattaattttttcaaaaatgaagaagcaagagagagagagagagtgagagagagagagagagagagagagagagagagagagagagagagagagagagagagagagagagagagagagcgagagcgagagagagcgagagcaagagcagagctagctatatttagtTGTATTCTTTTTTCACATTCACTTTCACTTACCTAGCTAGCGAATGCagatagctagtttagcctactcaaacacccagctcaaacagagagggatgctatgttagctagttggctatggctatccaatactggaactcttccaagtcaaggtaagcttttggtttttcttaatttattgccaccggggcccgccggtgtaactgctaaactgcttgctgtacactgtactgcatgattgtagtgggtttattAGCGCATTACTTCTAGtagctagctatgttgactatgacgttagctaatatggtgacaatgatgtaggctgtgtgtaccGGTTAgcagttatggtatgaaggtttgacttggaaaggttttttcgcctggtcacagacagctgttgtattgtgcactgaagtccacaaccGAAGGGAAAATGTGAGAGGAGAAGAGTGCGTAGATCTGAGAATAAATTATACAACGAgtaaatgatcatgctgtttgtatgtggctactatgaaagtgaactgtgtttgcggtgATCATGGGTGTATTCATCCCGCCAAATTCTGAttaaaaacgtttcttaaacggaagcaaacggaacaaaactggGATAAATCATACGTTTGCAACTATTGGACTTATGATTACGCccttagatcagctagatgcaggcaagagtgtgcaaggtggtattgaatgtgtcactgtctgtcaccttgattactcacatttttctctcgactctgtgcacctacattgtaaactttaattTGTTGGCTagattgtagcaacctcatgatgggtatagggataatttgagtatcatgtagtagcctaaacctatcgatgttacaatGAGCTGGGTGAATGTAATATGAATGactgtcatccaatatgctgtaatagaaataaagcCATGCTCATTTTTAAAaatggtcctccctcatcttaaacggcactgaccgccactgacaTACAAATATCTAGTTACAGCAGAACACCCTCTGTCATTCTTTGTAGCTGTGGTGGATAAAGACAACCCATGTGGCATGGGAGAGGATAACTGTCAGCTCTCGTGTGTTCACCACAATGATCTAATCTAAACAGTAAGCTACACTGGAGAGAGGGCTACACAAAAACTCTGCACAGAGGGGAAACTTGTTTCACACTATTGTGGCTTCCTGAACCGTACTGTCCTTGCACAGTTATTTTCCTTTTACATGTTCCTTTCCAGcacagttccagcaactatggttgATGTGTATTCAGGCCAGCGCAGTGCAGCTTGGCTAGGCTCACTTGGCTAGGCTCAGCAGTGTGAAAGAGGTATAACAACTCATAACTCCTAAATATGTGAACTCTATGACAGAGTGGCTGACTAGAGTTGTTCTAGTATGGGCTGTGGGTAGTAGGCCGTGGGCACTCACAGATCCACAGGTGGTAGAGTCTCTTGCACATGGTGCGATGCTGTTCAGGGATCTCCTCATCAAAGTCCTGGTAGAAACATGGCTGCAGGGGGATGAACCCCGGTATTGGAGGGAAGTTATTCTCTGCTGGAGAAATGGCAATCATTTCATGAGTCAATAATACATCGGTGGCATTGGTAGGTGTGTCATGTTAGGGTAGATACTAGTGTTTGTATGATTGGTTGATGAGAGACTAGCCAAACATTACAGTAAATGACTTTTATAGAACACCATGATTATGTACCAAAACATATGCATGCGTGTGTCAATTTCAATTCATGCAAATCCTTACCAGATGAGTGTTGATTTTGTTGTTTGGATTGTTTTGGTTCAATCTTTGAATTAAAAATAAAGGAAGTGTAGCTTTGTAAATGAGTATTTAAAACTCAGTAACAACACTAAACATCAGCTTTCACTCACAGGGAAATGTATTTGCACATTATATTAGTCGCCTAACATTATTAATTGAACAAAGATTATTGAAAGAAAAGAGATTAACTCAATTATGGCAGTGTGAGCCAGTGTGAACCACTTATGATATACTGTAGTATGCTTATCAATGCAGTGTTTAAGATCATAATCTTAATGTAGTACATTCGATGAAGAGATttactgacacacacagagacggttGGAGGAGGTAATGGTGGTTAGTTTAAAAAATTTGGTGTGGGAGTAAAAGTGGACATAATAAAGCAGCCAGAGTATTCACGAACACCCCAGTAATAACTAACATTCGCAGTGTTTTTGATTTTAATTTGTGAATAGAACCATATACTAGGTACTCGTTAAGTAAAGTATCTTTATAGTGATCCTGATAGGGACTCATCTGACCCCAACTGCCTGCATAGAATTCCTTTGTAAACATAATCGGCTTACCTCCCCCCCGTCCTGAGCGCACCGTTGCTATTTACAATGCTTCTGTCCCTCCGCTGCATGCGTTATCAGTTCACCTCATCGAATATGAGGAACGAGAAAGTCGATAATAAAGAGATAAAGTAGAATAAATCACCGTtcttttttacttttttatagAGATCGTGGAGGTAATAAATAATGGAGTATATGTGGAAATCCTGTGCATAGTTCTGAAATCACACTGCCTAACGCGATATCTGCGTTTTAACATTAGTTCGAATCGCTACTTGCTCTCCCTCGTTCATGGCGGCTGCCTCAGGAGCTGAAGTTAATTTCCGTTAAGAGAAAGCATTAATCAGTGACCTATCTGGTGTATGGGATCATTGACTCATGATTGTACTCAAATGAATGTTTTGAGATTAATTAAATAGAGGATTATTGATCAATAATGATCAAGTAGTAGGTAATTTTGAGTTAATATTGGATAAAATATTTCACTTAATGGAATTGAGAAATAATGGTAGAAAGGTTGTGAGGGTTTATTTAGCATGTTGAATAGGGGCATGGGGTTTATAGGGAGGATAACAGTGTTTAAGTGTGTTAATGTTAGCAATAATGATAAACAGAAGGGATGTTAGCAGCAGATGGCATGTTGATATTGGTTGGTTTTGGTTTGCCAGCTAgggggttcagttcagtacagcTTTATGATTAGAGTTACCCATCATCTATCTATCCCCTTGACATAATCCTCTGAATGTTTCATCTAACAGAGTAATATGACATTTATTTTGTAAAGATTTATGATGGATGA
It encodes the following:
- the LOC121582291 gene encoding LOW QUALITY PROTEIN: secretory carrier-associated membrane protein 5 (The sequence of the model RefSeq protein was modified relative to this genomic sequence to represent the inferred CDS: deleted 1 base in 1 codon) produces the protein MIAISPAENNFPPIPGFIPLQPCFYQDFDEEIPEQHRTMCKRLYHLWILHAITLAVNLVGCFVWMLGGGGVTNFGMAIIWLILFTPCSYVCWFRPIYKAFKTDSSFNFMAFFFVFMAQVGISIIQCIGIPGWGNCGWLATISFFSYNLWIALLMLIPTLFFTATATLSFIALTKVHNFYRGSGGSIGKAQEEWTTGAWKNPHIQQAAQQAAMGGRHGAMMPDQQYSSNTPQYNDNQM